The window GCCGTAGACGGCCCTCTGGGGAGCCTCTATGGACAAGGCGACGGCCGCGCTCTTTATGAGCAACAAGAACGACGCGCTTGTCGGGTATAGATTCTCATTGCCCATGAACGATACATACACGACATACGAGCCCGCAGGTAGTGGGGGAAGACGTAGAGTCGTGTTGCCGAAGACGCGCACGAGCATCGTGTAGTTGTTCACCGTGACGTTTAGGAGGCCCGAGATAGGTCTACCGTAGACGTAGAGGCCCAAAGTGACGTTTGGCATCTCGCCGTATGTCGCCGATATGTATTTCGGAACTACGAGCTCCGGCATCGACTTCGCCACTGCTATCGTTGCGCTCGCCTTAGCCTCCTTGAAGTTGGCGCTAGACGGCAAGAAAGCCACCGTGACGTTGTGTAGACCGGCTCCCAGCATCAACGTGTCGACGACGGCGCCGAAGCTCCTCCCATCAACCAATATGATGAACTTGCCGGTAGGCTGCAACGTGGAGCTCGCCGTGGCGTTGAAGACGAGGATCTGGCCGTATGAGGCCAGCACGACTTGACTTAGCGGCGAGCCGTTCACGTACACTCTGAGACTTACCGGCGCCGGCAATACTCTGAACAGCTTGACGGCGCTCGACTGGGTCGTGTTAGCGCTGGGACGAGCCACAACGGTTAGGTTGTACGTACCTACATTCAGAACAGGCAGATATAAGGACAGCGGGGTTGTGCCGGACGCCACAAGAGAGCCGTTTATAAACACATCAACAGTAGATTTATAATAACTATTATATATGTATGTATTTATATTATATTTACTGGTAATGCCATATATAATTGTATTATTTAACTCGATAGTTATTTTAGGAACTGCCCGGAGGATCGTAATAGTCTCATTGAGCAACACGACACCGCCTTGGCTTAAGGTAAGCGTGTAGTTCCCGGCCGCTAGGGCGAACGGCGGTATGGATATATCAGATGTCGCTGAGAGCTGAAATCCGCCAATGGACGCCACGGCGGGGCTACTGAGCGGCGGATATAGCGATATATTAAGCCATTGTCCATAATATATCTTAGTAGTTGAAATTTTTGGAGATACTATATATGTTAAATTAATATAATATGATCCATTTGTTAATAATATATAATAAATGCCTGAATAGGGAGGGTTGTATACCGAGTTTATCGGGATATAGGTTCCGTTGACGTACTCGCGGAGGCCGAGACAGTTAGACGAGACATTTATAAATATAGATTGAGTATAGTTATATGAATCTATATAATTTATATTACAAATATTTGCTACATTTAATATTTTTTCAGTATTATTTATTGATATAATTACATTGTTACCGGTCGGATAGATTCCTATATTTATTATATTATTATACATTTTTTCAAATATTATTAATGCGTTAGATATATTAATTTTAGTATTATTTATATTGATTTCATTTTTGAATATTATTGTGAGGTTTGTGTAAGTTGCTGAATTCACGACGCTTGGTGTAATGGTAAAGCCGGGTTGCGGCTCGAGGGGAAGGGAAACCTGGAGCTCTGCGTAAATATTAATAGTGAGTAGAGAGAGTATCGATATGAGCGCCAAGGCTATTACCTTCGACGTATGGGGCACGATACTGCCCGTAGAGCCCGCTATAAAGGTTGTCGCCGACGTGTTGACGAAGGCGTTGGGCGGCAGAGTCCAGTGGAGCTCGATCTACTCCTTCGTGCAGGATGAGCGGCGCGCTTTGAAGCTCGCCCGTAGGGAGAGACAGGAGTTTATCCCTCCCACCTACAACCTTTACAGGATCAAGAGGAAGCTGAAGGAGCGCGGTATTGCCGCGGACTTCGACGTGTATGAGGTCCAAAACGAGATAGATGAGGCTGTCAGTAGCCTTGACGTGAAGCCGTTCCAAGACGCGGTGGAGGCGTTGAGGGCTGTGAGGGACGATGGATATAAGGTAGGAGTCATTTCCAACATCCTTCTCTGGAGATCTAGGGCCACCAGAGAGCTCCTCTCCAAGCTCGACATAGCGGGGCTGTTAGATGTCCAGATATATGCCGACGATGTGGGGTCGGTCAAGCCGAGCCCGCGCATATTCGAGATGGCGCTGACGGTGCTTGTGGGCGACATAATACCTGACGTGTACGTCCACGTAGGCGACGACTTCTACGAGGACTTCGTGGGCGCGTTGATGGCCGACTACGGGTCAATCCTGGTAGACAGAGAAGGCCGTTACATAAAGAGGGAGTACCACGAGGCGGTGCCGTGCCGCGCCTATATAGTCCGCGACCTCAAAATGATCGGCGTGATCACGCATCAGATAGAGAGTTGCGAGACGAGGTAGCGGATGTAGGACAGCAGAGCCGTCAGCCCCTGCGACTCCTCGGGCCTTAACTTGAGCGACTCTATCTCCAACGCTTGTCTGGAGGCCTCGAAGAGGGGATCTGCAGGTATTATATGCGGCTCCTCTCCGAACATCTCCCTCACGATATCCGGCCAATTCCGCCCGTACACGCCAGCCACGTCGTGCTCTTTTACATACATATTTATGATCGGCCTCAACATCCTTCCGCCGACGATCTTCGAGATCCCGGCCGTCGAGACTATAGAGGACATGTCCGGAGTGACCACGGGGACCACGAAGTCTAGAAGGCCGGCGATGCTCCAATCGTAGCCGGCAGGCGGCGAGTCGAATATGGCTACCAGCGGGCCGAGCATATCCCCTACCTGTTTCACCAACGCTTCAAGCAACCTCCTAGAGACTGCGACGGGCTTGTTGAAGAATGAAAAAACCACGTTGAACTCGCCCTGCTGGACTTGCCACCTCCTCAAATAAAACGCTTGGAGGGGGTTCGATATCCGCCCCTCGAAATATTCCGAGAGGCTAATCAGATTCTGTAAACTATATGAGCCGGCCAACAGCATCGCAGCTGTGCCGATTCCCGGCGTCGCGTCTATCAACAACACGGGATACTTAGCCTTGTTCCTCAGCGCATATGCGAGCACAACTGCTGTGTTGACCGCTAGGGTGGTCTTGCCAGTGCCGCCTTTAAGGCCTGATATAAACGCCAGCGTCTTCATTACAGCTCGGGAGGTTGTGTAGGCCTTTTCTTGAGCTCCTCAGGCGTGGGCTTAGGCTGAAGAACGACTGGAAGCCTTTCCTCAACACGTCGCTCTTTTTGCGGTATTAATATAATTATAATACCAATAATATAGACTATAAGTGCAATAAAACTATATATTAATGTATGTGGAACTAAAAGTATTAGTACTGCAATCGCCGTCAGCAGTATGCCTAAGTGTTGCCTCACGTAGCACTAAAAGAGGGATTAATTAAGTTCTTTCGGCCACAATAATCGTACGCCTAACTATATCGCATATGCCCTCGATGTCATTCCTAGCGGCGGCTTCCCACAACGGCGAGCCGCGCCGTAAGATGTACTTTTTGCCGATCTTCTCCAGAAGCCCTTGGGCCAGCAACGCCTCGCATATAGCTGCGACCCTCAAGGTGACGGACCGCGTAGTTCTGAACTTCTCCTCGGACCACCGCGAGACGTCGCCCACGGTGAAGCTGACTACGTTGCCTCTGGCCCCCTCCACCAGCTTAGCAAGGTATCTCCCCAGTATCTCGCAGACTTCCACGACAGAGCCTCAATATCTAAATATATAGTTTTCTATTGGGACGCAGAGTAGACGAGCCTCCCCTCGTCGTCTAGACGACGCCTTATCTTCCCCGATCTGGTCAGCCTATCCACGGCCCTCATGATGTCGGCCGTCGTGTACCCCCTGGCCTTCCCCCACTCGAACAGCTCCTCCTTAGGCACTATCCCCCTGCTGGCTATATAGCTGTACACGTCGTTGTCGACGCCTTCTGGCTGGGCCGGCGCCTCGCGCCTCTCGGCAGACCCGCCGCCTCCCAGGAAATCGAGCAGGCTACCTCCCCTTTTTTCGCCTTGTTGCCGTCGCTTAGCCATAAAGTTAGATTCGTCCTATTTATTTCAAACTAGAGATGTGCCTCTCCAGAACACGCGAGGCACATTCAGGATCCAGTTGTGTTATGCCTAGAGGCCTCTGCTGTTTAGAGCACTCCCTCAGCCACTCGGGCACGTCTTCCACATAGGCAACGCCGCCTATGACCGAGCCGTTGCTGGCGAAGGCCCGCGCGACTGGGTCTCCCAAATAAACTACGTATCTGCCCTCCTTCTTGACAACGCCTATATCCATTGCGATGGCTAGGAGCGACTTGAAGGCCACGTTGTTGATCCAGCCCGACGGAGTGATCTCCGACAGTCTCTTAT of the Thermoproteus uzoniensis 768-20 genome contains:
- a CDS encoding HAD family hydrolase; its protein translation is MSAKAITFDVWGTILPVEPAIKVVADVLTKALGGRVQWSSIYSFVQDERRALKLARRERQEFIPPTYNLYRIKRKLKERGIAADFDVYEVQNEIDEAVSSLDVKPFQDAVEALRAVRDDGYKVGVISNILLWRSRATRELLSKLDIAGLLDVQIYADDVGSVKPSPRIFEMALTVLVGDIIPDVYVHVGDDFYEDFVGALMADYGSILVDREGRYIKREYHEAVPCRAYIVRDLKMIGVITHQIESCETR
- a CDS encoding cobyric acid synthase CobQ; translation: MKTLAFISGLKGGTGKTTLAVNTAVVLAYALRNKAKYPVLLIDATPGIGTAAMLLAGSYSLQNLISLSEYFEGRISNPLQAFYLRRWQVQQGEFNVVFSFFNKPVAVSRRLLEALVKQVGDMLGPLVAIFDSPPAGYDWSIAGLLDFVVPVVTPDMSSIVSTAGISKIVGGRMLRPIINMYVKEHDVAGVYGRNWPDIVREMFGEEPHIIPADPLFEASRQALEIESLKLRPEESQGLTALLSYIRYLVSQLSI